TAATGCTCACTGATAAATGTGTGAACTTGTGTGTCTTTATTGACCCttgaaagtttattttcaaGAGGGTTGGTCTTCTAGACTTAAAGGGACACTAAGCAGGAATTGATATAAGATCTAAGGCCTTTTTAAGTGTTTACGAATGTAGTTCTCAACATTTTTAACCTGATATTCTTTAATAAATGCTTAAAATGTCTTCATATCTGCCAATAAGTTAATTTTAATGTGTTGTAAGTAATTTATTATAGGCTATAGCTTTTAAATGCAGGCAAACACATCACTAATGCAATTAAACTTTCACTATTTAAGTCTTTTTTAAATACAGGCCTATACATTGTTATACTGACGTTTCACTTCTCTCATATTCCCTCTTACTTGGGGTGTTTTCTGTAGACCGTCCCATCCACCCCCACAGTGGTCTTCAGATGGCCCAACCCGCGGTTGACACGGATGCGGTTGGCGAGGGTTGCCAGGGCGGtggcacagagacaggcagagcgtGAGGAGATGGTGTCGCAAACAAGACGCACCACGCAGGAGTCGACCAAATCCCACTTCAGACCCAACTTGGTCAGAATTTTCTGAGTGTTTTCCAGACCTTTGTCCAGCCTGATCCAGAGACACACGAAGTAAAAACAACATGGAGGATCAGCGAGGACGAGAATGAAGAAACTAAAAGGTCAAATTTAGTTTATTTGAAGAGAGACTAATCTGTTGACCTCATGCATTTCAGAAACATGACTAAAAAGAAGTTGTGTGACAGGATGTTCAAAACCTGTCTTAAAAGGACAGATTCAAGTCAGAACTACTTTCTTTCTTCCGAACTACACCCATCAACCGAATCACTGTGCAGAAGGAAGCATCTAGTCGTGGATAAGAGGCATAGATGAGTCGTAAACATTAATGgtgtcctcctcagctgagcTGTAATGATAGCTAGCGGTACCAGTTAGCGATCAACAAAAAGACAATATGGAATTGGATCAGTTTTCAGCCAGATTAGAACAATTGACGAATGGCGAATGGTGGATGAATCATTTAAGAAGCCTCTATCGGACACTCACTCCTCAATCTCAGAGATGAACTTGGTCTCGAATTTGTCCGGAGTAAGCAGCGCCTCTGATGTCTGTCCCTTAAACAACAGCTTGTCCTCCGTcatcttcaccagcagcagccgaACGATTTCTCCCAAATACATGCCACTGATCATCTTCTCAAAGCTACAGGAGACGACAGGTAGAGGTgtaaagaggacagagagaggagaaaaatatcAGTCatcaaaaaacaagcaaaagggtttaaaaacagaacacacactttgaaGTTTAAGTCTTGATTCTGTCTTGATTATTGAAAGTATTTTCTGAACTGAAACTTTAGAGACTGAAACTGTTAAATGGGTTGTCAagacattttgtacagatatttGTAATTTGGGATCCCCTGTTTTTTCCTTTAGCGCCACAAAAAGGTTTCACTGTGAAACATATATCTGAACATCCACTAAATTTGGTCCAGATATTCATGTTCCCCTGAGGATCGAGTGAAATAAGTTTGGCCACCTTTAGGTTGAATTtccaaatcctcacatttgaaaCGCTGGAAGCAGAAATTATTTGATATCTACTCTCAACAAATGACTTGagcagccatttttctgcaaatttcagcagcaaaacaatCATCATACATACGTGTGGACGCCAGGGTTGATGGACGTCTTGTCCACCACTACGTCAAACTCCGTCAGGATGTCTTGAAGGCAGCCGTCGTCTCCGAAGCCACCCCACTCTGTGTTGATGCACATCCGCCCGTCCTCGCCCTCCACGCGCTTCAcgttcttcatctcctccatgtaGCAGGCGTTGGTTCCCGTGCctacagaggaagaggaagacgatGGAGGAAAATCTGGGAATTCAGTTTGATCCTCAAAAAACCATGCTGTCTTCTAAAGTCATAATTACATCAACACTCTTTCATTACAAATCTAAGAAAGCCATTTATATTtgaaaataactttattttcagatttaagCTAAAGCATCTGGGTCATGATGCTAACTGTCAACGAGATGCGCTTTCACAGGTTTGGTCctcaaaacagataaaatatgACAACAGTTCTGGACTGATTTTAAAGTTGCTTCGAAgaacccaaaaaaaaaaaaaaatccagactCATGTCAAACCATCAACATTATAATATAATCAGCTACTTGGGTACCAAGAACCAAGAACTGGAACCTGGTTGCTGCCCATGCTTTGGTTGAATAAACTCACAACAATCGAACcttccttcttgttcttcacCACCTTTGTTTCACTCTCTGTGTCtccgacacacaaacacaaagaggcgAGCGGCGTAATCATCATCCAGTGAGCTCTCAAAGCAAACTAATTACAGCAGAGAAAGGAGCAATTCCACCGCTACAGCACAACTCTCATTACATCCAATGTGATCATTGAGTGGAGGAGCCTCCTGTTCACCAGGTGAAACACATTATGTCTGTTAGGTAAGACTCAATGTGTTCTGTAAGGCTCAGTAAGACCTGAGAGGAGCTGTTGTTCATGATTGTCTGTGAGTGAAGAACGGCCTCCTCGGCTGTGTGGGTTTCTAACAACACCAATTATTGCATCTGCAAGGTTGGAATAACACTTTGCGGATTAAAGTTATCTTTTGAATATCAATCTGTCAGAAATTCTGACATCCACTTTGAAATTCTTTGCAAGGCAGTATCTCTTTATGCTTTTCTATATAATGTATATCGCCTCTatggttgattttattttgtatctttttttttttgtctatttgttctatttgatcttattttatcttactACCTGTCTAGCTTCTGCTCTAACTCAGTATTAGAACTGAGTAAAATCTCTCACTCAACATTTCTTTtatcctgtgtttgtgtgttcagggaTATACCGTttaaagctgaggctgattaattttggtatttggtcataaaccaaagtgttaCACAGAGGAAAAGGCAAATGGATCACTAAAGGCATTATGATTCgtcctgaaagaaaacaaatgtgtgtacCAATTTAATGGAAAACCAAATATCCTGTCTGCCTTCTTAGAGCTGATTTTATGTGAAGTGGTCTGCACAGATCAACACCGTCACCCCACAGACTCATTACAAAAACATAGCAAGCTTTCAGAGAGAGCCATCTGACtgtcactactactactactactactactactactaataataataataataataatttaatgcTGCAGGTATGAAAAGATCTAGTTAAATTATCTGAAAATCTCTCTGGTCACTGGTCAGTTTCTACGCTGACGATCTTCGCCTATTTCAAAATTTCTTCCTGTAGTTTGTCAGTGCTGTCCGTAATGCTAAGTTTAGCTACAAACAAATAAGACAAACATATTGTCACATATAAACTCCTGTAACATGAATCCGATCTGAATTAGGCTTCAGTTTACTCAGTTTACCACTGAATGAAACCCACTGAATCCTTTATGAAGACTGAAAATAAGGTTATAATCAGGCTCAGCAGTTTGGTACCATGTAAGTTTACATATGGTACATATATACAGTGAGGAAATGTAACTTAGTACATTAACTCAAATACTGTGCAAGTACAATTTGAGGTCCTTGTACTTATAAACACTTATACTTCAACTCCACTACTACATTTGCTGGACAACACATTACATAGATGATCCTGAATTGGGCCATTTTGCATAATATGTTTATATTTGGGATTTTAAGTTTTGATGATAAGAATTTTACTTGGATGAGGATTTGATAGCAGGACTCTACACTGTAGTACTGccacttttacttaagtaaaagataATGGGCCAAGCCAGATTCATGTCAGGCTTATCTGAGGATGTcctgaagttgttttttttttttttttattgaagcaTAAGGTTACCGATGATCATGCCGATCTCACAGCTCTGGTCCTTGTAGCCGCAGCTCATCATTGTGCCCACTGTGTCGTTCACCATGGCAACTGAACCTATATCATAGTCCTGCGGAAAGACACAGCAATACACAGGTGTGTTTATGTCTTCTTATTTATAATCTCTGTACCAAACAACCTGCCTATCTAGTTTTATACAAGAGAAACTGCAGATTGTCACATTGCTTTTAATTAAGTCTGAGCTGCATTTTAGGAGCAGAAAAGCACAAAAGACATCAGTTTCATGTACttctaaattattattagatcaaaaaacatccaaatccACACTGCATAAGAAACCAAAGCAGCAACAAAATGGACGGCACTTTGAGTGAAGGACATGATTGACTTTTATCAGTATCACTACTGCATCTGTCCCTGGACATGTATGACCCATGACGGTAGCCTGGGGGGGGCAAAAAGCAGGCTGGGCTGTGTGATATTTTGCTTGCCGGAATGTGATGCATCTTGACAGTTTCAAAACTGCaactaataattattttaaaattgACTAATAGAGTTGGCAGAATACAGTGAAAAGTTCCCATTGTGATTGTATGTATTgatacagtgtgttttattttgacaaaaggaccaaaacacaaagatattttgACCTATCATTGCTGCTCACAACATGACATAGTATTGTGCCCATCATATGACCCTCAGTGTTTTGGACTGACCCCTCTCCTGCGAATGGCCTCTTTTAGTAACGTCACCACATCTTTTCCCTCCACTCCGGAGCATTTGAAGCCTTTGGTCCAGCGAATCAGGATGCTCTGTGTAGAGAGAAGTTTTAATTTCAAATCAAACTCCGTTAACTACAGCCTGATGAACGCTGCCTGCTCATGAGGAGGTGAACGGTCATGAGATTTCATCATTAGCACAATTAACACCACTGAACTTGTCATGTAAGGCTGCCTGTTCGACTAACCACAACAACAGTTTCATTCACAAAGATATTACCAAAGAACGAAAGGAAAAATTCACACGGTGGAGCTTCAAGTCCAGTTGTCAGGAGATGGACAACAGGTGCAGCacctttatccagtcatgtgttcacaaagtggtgaacctcgcttcatccttgcttgtgagtgactgagcctttcgatGATACCCctttcaaacccaatcatgatactctcacctgttaccaatgaacctgtttacctgtttatttatattttacaagGCAtctaactaaagctgtcagacatgtcgtggagtaaaaagtacaatatt
This region of Chaetodon trifascialis isolate fChaTrf1 chromosome 16, fChaTrf1.hap1, whole genome shotgun sequence genomic DNA includes:
- the LOC139345058 gene encoding hexokinase-2-like translates to MSGENSNLHLDGIPLDVLSKVQDYLKPFRLPLVKLQEISARLKKSMVRGLGKHSHHKAAVKMLPTFVRATPDGTEKGDFLALDLGGTNFRVLHVRVVEEEQKVLKMDSQICAIPQEMMLGTGEQLFDHIAACLSDFVISRDLKGQTLPLGFTFSFPCEQKEIDKSILIRWTKGFKCSGVEGKDVVTLLKEAIRRRGDYDIGSVAMVNDTVGTMMSCGYKDQSCEIGMIIGTGTNACYMEEMKNVKRVEGEDGRMCINTEWGGFGDDGCLQDILTEFDVVVDKTSINPGVHTFEKMISGMYLGEIVRLLLVKMTEDKLLFKGQTSEALLTPDKFETKFISEIEELDKGLENTQKILTKLGLKWDLVDSCVVRLVCDTISSRSACLCATALATLANRIRVNRGLGHLKTTVGVDGTVYRKHPNFSEELQATVRLLAPKCDITFLVSEDGSGKGAAMVTAVAQRLALQSRLLEDSDGEDDDEEEEEEEEEEDK